In one window of Myxococcus virescens DNA:
- the ligA gene encoding NAD-dependent DNA ligase LigA produces MDDFQKAAARARELHRELAHHNYRYYVLDSPEVSDAQYDKLMRELQDLEAKHPSLQTPDSPTQRVGGAAAEEFGEVVHRAPMLSLANIFEDQGLIEFDERIRKLVGLPGIAYVCEPKLDGLAIALRYEKGAFVQGATRGDGTTGEDVTSNLRTIRSLPMSLFPQDGVKVPDVLEVRGEVFIRKKDFQKLNEKREEEGEPLFANPRNAAAGSLRQLDPRMTAARPLSVFLYECVPGDGVPVFKTHIEKLEYLKTLGLPINQYRRAEGLDGVRQAYDASLKGRHELPFEVDGMVVKVDDEDQRKRLGQVSKSPRWAVAYKFPPEEESTEVMDIGIQVGRTGALTPVAHLKPVKVGGVTVARATLHNEDELRRKDVRKGDTVFVRRAGDVIPEIVSVVLSKRPADSAPFEFPKHCPVCDAVATKDEDGAIIRCTGASCPAQLVEKIRHFASRLAMDIEGLGDKLAAQLVSTGRVKAFADLYALTKEDLLKLERMGDKSADNLIASLERSKQTTQRRFLYSLGIRHVGDATAKALAEAFPRSEMLFEASLEDISRVKDVGPIMAQVIHTFFQEPQNQEAIRALLAAGVQPAAPQVATGGPFVGKSVVLTGAMTGMTREQAKEEVERRGGKVAGSVSRKTDFVVAGEDAGSKLKKAQELGVRILDEQAFLHMLQTNA; encoded by the coding sequence GTGGACGACTTCCAGAAAGCCGCAGCCCGAGCCCGTGAGCTCCACCGTGAGCTGGCGCACCACAACTACCGTTACTACGTCCTCGACTCGCCCGAGGTCAGCGACGCGCAATACGACAAGCTGATGCGCGAGCTGCAGGACCTGGAGGCGAAGCACCCGAGCCTCCAGACGCCGGATTCGCCCACCCAGCGCGTGGGCGGCGCGGCCGCCGAGGAGTTTGGCGAGGTGGTGCACCGGGCGCCCATGCTCTCGCTGGCCAACATCTTCGAGGACCAGGGCCTCATTGAGTTCGACGAGCGCATCCGCAAGCTGGTGGGCCTGCCGGGCATCGCCTACGTCTGCGAGCCCAAGCTGGACGGGCTCGCCATCGCGTTGCGTTACGAAAAGGGCGCGTTCGTCCAGGGCGCCACCCGGGGCGACGGCACCACCGGCGAGGACGTCACCTCGAACCTGCGCACCATCCGCAGCCTGCCCATGTCGCTGTTTCCCCAGGACGGCGTGAAGGTGCCGGACGTGCTGGAGGTCCGCGGGGAGGTCTTCATCCGCAAGAAGGACTTCCAGAAGCTCAACGAGAAGCGCGAGGAGGAAGGCGAGCCGCTCTTCGCCAACCCGCGCAACGCCGCCGCGGGCAGCCTGCGCCAGTTGGACCCGCGGATGACGGCCGCCCGGCCCCTCTCCGTGTTCCTCTACGAATGCGTCCCGGGCGACGGCGTGCCCGTCTTCAAGACGCACATCGAGAAGCTGGAGTACCTCAAGACGCTGGGCCTGCCCATCAACCAGTACCGCCGCGCCGAGGGCCTGGACGGCGTGCGCCAGGCCTATGACGCCTCCCTCAAGGGCCGCCACGAGCTGCCCTTCGAGGTGGACGGCATGGTGGTGAAGGTGGATGACGAGGACCAGCGCAAGCGCCTGGGCCAGGTCTCCAAGAGCCCCCGCTGGGCGGTGGCGTACAAGTTCCCTCCGGAGGAGGAGTCCACGGAGGTGATGGACATCGGCATCCAGGTGGGCCGCACGGGCGCGCTGACGCCGGTGGCGCACCTCAAGCCGGTGAAGGTGGGCGGCGTCACGGTGGCGCGCGCCACGCTGCACAACGAGGACGAGCTGCGCCGCAAGGACGTGCGCAAGGGCGACACCGTCTTCGTGCGCCGCGCCGGTGACGTGATTCCGGAAATCGTCTCCGTGGTGCTGTCCAAGCGCCCCGCGGACTCCGCGCCCTTCGAGTTCCCCAAGCACTGCCCCGTCTGCGATGCGGTGGCGACCAAGGACGAGGACGGCGCCATCATCCGCTGCACGGGCGCCTCCTGCCCCGCGCAGCTGGTGGAGAAGATCCGCCACTTCGCCAGCCGCCTGGCCATGGACATCGAAGGGCTGGGCGACAAGCTGGCCGCGCAGCTGGTGTCCACCGGCAGGGTGAAGGCGTTCGCGGACCTCTACGCGCTCACCAAGGAGGACCTGCTGAAGCTGGAGCGCATGGGCGACAAGAGCGCGGACAACCTCATCGCGTCGCTGGAGCGCTCCAAGCAGACCACGCAGCGCCGCTTCCTCTATTCCCTGGGCATCCGCCACGTGGGCGACGCCACCGCCAAGGCGCTGGCGGAGGCCTTCCCCCGGTCGGAGATGCTCTTCGAGGCCAGCCTGGAGGACATCTCCCGCGTGAAGGACGTGGGCCCCATCATGGCCCAGGTCATCCACACCTTCTTCCAGGAGCCCCAGAACCAGGAGGCCATCCGCGCGCTCCTGGCGGCGGGGGTCCAGCCCGCGGCGCCCCAGGTCGCCACGGGAGGCCCCTTCGTGGGCAAGTCGGTGGTGCTCACCGGCGCGATGACGGGTATGACACGGGAGCAGGCCAAGGAAGAGGTCGAGCGCCGGGGCGGCAAGGTCGCCGGAAGTGTCTCGCGCAAGACCGATTTCGTCGTGGCCGGTGAGGATGCGGGCAGCAAGCTGAAGAAGGCCCAGGAACTCGGGGTAAGAATCCTGGACGAGCAGGCGTTCCTGCACATGTTGCAGACGAACGCCTAG
- a CDS encoding acylphosphatase: MGRSMSGTRRASLRIEGKVQGVFFRESARVEATRLGLTGWVRNRPDGAVEAVVEGEPAVLEEFIRWCHRGPTQARVSGVQRTDSEATGEFSQFNVERTS; the protein is encoded by the coding sequence ATGGGGCGGTCCATGAGTGGCACGCGGCGAGCCTCGCTGCGCATCGAAGGCAAGGTGCAGGGCGTCTTCTTCCGGGAGAGCGCCCGCGTTGAGGCCACACGCCTGGGCCTGACGGGCTGGGTGCGCAACCGGCCGGACGGGGCCGTGGAGGCCGTCGTGGAAGGGGAACCCGCCGTGCTCGAGGAATTCATCCGCTGGTGTCATCGAGGTCCGACGCAGGCCCGGGTTTCGGGCGTTCAGCGCACGGACAGCGAGGCCACCGGCGAGTTCAGTCAATTCAACGTGGAGCGCACGTCATGA
- a CDS encoding DUF3052 family protein — protein MTPYALASLPAMLGIRAGSKVSVINPPRGFVQKLNPLPDGVEFLITAVTGLDVILFFTEDPQELVQRLPALARAMALTGGIWVCWPGGEGARRDLSEDFVRHAALDIGLVDNKICIIDATWTGLRLVRRPRGRPDKPGERKRATAQA, from the coding sequence ATGACGCCCTACGCGCTGGCCTCCCTCCCGGCCATGCTGGGTATCCGGGCCGGGTCCAAGGTCTCCGTCATCAACCCGCCGCGGGGCTTCGTGCAGAAGCTCAACCCGCTGCCGGATGGGGTGGAGTTCCTCATCACCGCGGTGACGGGCCTGGATGTCATCCTCTTCTTCACCGAGGACCCGCAGGAACTGGTGCAGCGGCTGCCGGCCCTGGCCCGCGCCATGGCCCTCACCGGCGGCATCTGGGTGTGCTGGCCGGGGGGCGAGGGTGCCCGCCGGGACCTCTCTGAGGACTTCGTCCGCCACGCGGCCCTGGACATTGGTCTGGTGGACAACAAAATCTGCATCATCGACGCCACCTGGACCGGCCTCCGGCTGGTGAGGCGGCCCCGAGGGCGACCGGACAAGCCAGGGGAGCGCAAGCGAGCCACCGCCCAGGCCTGA